Proteins encoded in a region of the Sphingomonas japonica genome:
- a CDS encoding aldo/keto reductase, whose amino-acid sequence MPHETPRRAESGVPQRPFGPLQRNIGTIGQGTWYIEDGDPTAVIAALRRGIDLGMNHIDTAEMYGAGAAETLVGDAIAGRRDELFLVSKVLPQNASRRGTMIACERSLARLKTDRLDCYLLHWRGLYPLEETFAAFEALRDAGKILSYGVSNFDAPDLAEAWRIAGGSELVCNQVLYHLQERAVEHRVLPWCEQHGLAVTAYSPFGHGDFPGPATSGGRLLAEIAEAHDATARQIALAFLLSRPAVFAIPKASTIAHVEENAGAAAIALSPAEIDRIDAAFPRGPRPRSLPML is encoded by the coding sequence ATGCCGCATGAAACTCCGCGCCGCGCCGAGTCGGGCGTCCCGCAACGGCCATTTGGTCCGCTGCAGCGGAACATCGGCACCATCGGGCAAGGCACCTGGTATATCGAGGACGGCGACCCGACCGCCGTGATCGCGGCATTGCGACGCGGCATCGACCTGGGAATGAACCATATCGATACGGCCGAGATGTACGGCGCCGGCGCTGCCGAGACGCTGGTCGGCGACGCCATTGCGGGCAGGCGCGACGAACTGTTCCTGGTTTCCAAGGTGCTGCCGCAGAACGCCTCCCGCAGGGGAACGATGATCGCCTGCGAGCGCTCGCTCGCGCGCCTCAAGACCGACCGGCTGGATTGCTATTTGCTGCACTGGCGCGGATTATACCCGTTGGAAGAAACCTTCGCGGCGTTCGAGGCGCTGCGTGATGCGGGCAAGATCCTCTCCTACGGCGTCAGCAACTTCGACGCGCCGGACCTAGCGGAGGCATGGCGGATCGCCGGCGGATCGGAACTCGTCTGCAACCAGGTGCTCTACCATCTGCAGGAACGCGCGGTCGAACATCGCGTGTTGCCGTGGTGCGAGCAGCACGGCCTGGCCGTCACCGCCTACAGCCCGTTCGGGCATGGCGACTTTCCCGGACCGGCCACGTCGGGCGGCCGCCTGCTTGCCGAGATCGCCGAGGCGCACGACGCCACCGCACGCCAGATCGCGCTGGCGTTTCTGCTCAGTCGCCCCGCGGTGTTCGCGATTCCCAAAGCTTCGACGATCGCGCATGTCGAGGAGAATGCCGGGGCAGCCGCCATCGCACTGTCGCCGGCCGAGATCGAC
- a CDS encoding putative bifunctional diguanylate cyclase/phosphodiesterase, which yields MRSSLHGKRATQTALPAIASAVLIPEAPSLASVDRLTGLLDRYGLLDRLAAIDRLTATTLLIVKVDILRFNDVNSGFGYDIGDALLCAAAARLSTLPALAVARTDGNVFALAFEIDDPSFAGAMVDNVVDLMKPRFLLPGASLTVQFAAGFATDCVSGDPLQLVRQAGAALQRSKGTACHEPRAFAAADEREARNRLRLAGELQTAISNQELLFHYQPQFDLGTGDLVGAEGLLRWNHPTFGLQPPSRFIGIAEETGIILDIGAWGLRTLATLAARINCDRRVPIRFAFNASVLEFTQRDMARFVAQIIDETGCRADWLTLELTENLMIDEPAHIRAAFAELRFLGVGLSIDDFGTGYSNLRYLENFPMSEIKIDRSFVHGVAHSAAKRVIVETIVKLGAALDIRVVAEGIETETERAIMRTLGCSIGQGYLFAQPMDESEFHTLLDRGLILREGWSARRLLTQLDGNCA from the coding sequence ATGCGGTCGTCGTTGCATGGCAAGCGCGCGACGCAAACCGCGCTCCCTGCGATCGCTTCCGCGGTCCTGATCCCGGAAGCGCCGTCCCTCGCAAGCGTCGATCGCCTGACCGGCCTGCTCGACCGTTATGGACTGCTTGATCGGCTGGCGGCGATCGATCGCCTGACGGCGACGACGCTGCTGATCGTCAAGGTCGATATCCTTCGCTTCAACGACGTGAACAGCGGCTTCGGCTATGATATCGGCGATGCCCTGCTGTGCGCGGCCGCCGCGCGGCTGTCGACGCTGCCCGCGCTCGCCGTGGCGCGGACCGACGGCAACGTCTTCGCGCTCGCCTTCGAGATCGACGATCCGAGCTTCGCCGGCGCAATGGTCGACAATGTCGTGGATCTGATGAAGCCGCGCTTCCTGCTTCCCGGGGCGTCGTTGACGGTGCAGTTCGCCGCCGGCTTCGCGACCGATTGCGTCAGCGGCGATCCACTCCAGCTCGTCCGGCAGGCTGGCGCGGCGCTTCAGCGATCGAAGGGAACCGCGTGCCACGAGCCGCGCGCCTTTGCGGCGGCGGACGAACGCGAAGCCCGCAACCGCCTGCGCCTTGCCGGCGAATTGCAGACCGCCATCTCGAACCAGGAACTCCTCTTTCACTATCAGCCGCAATTCGATCTCGGCACCGGCGATCTGGTCGGCGCGGAGGGGCTGTTGCGGTGGAACCACCCGACGTTCGGCCTGCAGCCGCCAAGCCGGTTCATCGGCATCGCCGAGGAAACCGGCATCATCCTCGACATCGGCGCCTGGGGCCTGCGAACGCTGGCGACGCTCGCGGCACGGATCAATTGCGACCGCCGCGTGCCGATCCGTTTCGCCTTCAACGCATCGGTGCTGGAGTTCACGCAACGCGACATGGCGCGCTTTGTCGCCCAGATCATCGACGAAACCGGGTGCCGAGCCGATTGGCTGACCTTGGAGCTCACCGAAAATCTCATGATCGATGAACCCGCGCACATTCGCGCAGCGTTCGCAGAGCTCCGCTTCCTCGGCGTCGGGCTTTCGATCGACGACTTCGGGACCGGCTATTCCAACCTGCGCTATCTCGAGAATTTCCCGATGAGCGAGATCAAGATCGATCGCAGCTTCGTGCACGGCGTCGCGCATAGCGCCGCCAAGCGGGTCATCGTGGAAACCATCGTCAAGCTCGGGGCGGCGCTGGACATCCGTGTCGTCGCGGAGGGGATCGAAACCGAGACCGAGCGCGCAATCATGCGCACCCTCGGCTGCTCGATCGGCCAGGGCTATCTCTTTGCCCAGCCAATGGACGAATCCGAGTTCCACACTCTGCTCGACCGCGGCCTGATCCTGCGCGAGGGATGGAGTGCGCGGCGCTTGCTGACCCAGCTCGACGGGAACTGCGCCTAG
- a CDS encoding GlxA family transcriptional regulator, which produces MLVTIFVPDNVHLLEIAGVCDALFEANCKMRPGSPYRVQLVTEHGTVAAAASGVRFVPDVGIHDASEPADTLIVAGPYGEPAQQSDDVNRWLREQAAQARRYGSTCTGAFLVARAGLLAGRRVTTHWQYAERLAAEHPDILVEPDRIFVRDGPVFSSAGVTAAIDLAFSLIEEDHGRDLALWVARRLVVFLKRPGGQSQFSTALTAQAAGSSPIDRVRLHILEHPGADLGLAALAGAARVSPRHLSRLFHADLGLRPADYVELTRIDIARHLLEDGAAPLKMIAHAAGFGSTATLRRAFLRRLNLTPLDYRRRFQTTGMGARHDESDAALS; this is translated from the coding sequence ATGCTGGTGACGATCTTTGTCCCTGACAATGTTCATCTGCTCGAGATCGCCGGCGTGTGCGATGCGCTGTTCGAGGCGAACTGCAAGATGCGCCCCGGGTCGCCGTACCGCGTCCAACTAGTGACCGAACATGGAACCGTCGCCGCGGCGGCGTCGGGCGTGCGATTCGTTCCCGATGTCGGCATACACGACGCGAGCGAGCCCGCTGACACGCTGATCGTCGCCGGTCCCTATGGCGAGCCGGCGCAGCAGAGCGACGACGTGAACCGGTGGCTGCGCGAACAGGCGGCGCAGGCGCGGCGCTACGGCTCGACCTGCACGGGCGCTTTCCTCGTGGCGCGCGCCGGGCTGTTGGCGGGGCGGCGCGTCACCACCCACTGGCAATATGCCGAGCGCCTCGCCGCCGAGCATCCCGATATCCTCGTCGAACCCGACCGCATCTTCGTCCGCGACGGGCCGGTGTTCAGTTCGGCCGGGGTAACCGCGGCGATCGACCTCGCCTTTTCACTGATCGAGGAGGATCACGGGCGCGATCTGGCGCTTTGGGTGGCCCGTCGGCTGGTGGTGTTTCTGAAGCGGCCCGGCGGACAGTCGCAGTTCAGTACGGCGCTGACGGCGCAAGCGGCGGGAAGCAGCCCGATCGACCGGGTCAGGCTGCATATCCTCGAACACCCTGGCGCCGACCTCGGCCTGGCGGCGCTGGCGGGGGCGGCCCGCGTCAGTCCGCGCCATTTGTCGCGGCTGTTCCACGCCGATCTGGGCCTGCGCCCGGCCGATTATGTCGAGCTTACCCGGATCGACATCGCCCGCCATCTGCTCGAAGACGGCGCCGCTCCCCTGAAGATGATCGCCCATGCCGCGGGCTTCGGATCGACCGCGACGCTGAGGCGCGCCTTCCTGCGCAGGCTGAACCTCACGCCGCTCGACTATCGCCGGCGGTTCCAGACGACCGGCATGGGCGCCAGGCATGATGAAAGTGACGCCGCTTTGTCCTGA
- a CDS encoding FAD-dependent oxidoreductase, protein MAAPATKMIENRREQILPVLSQSERERLKRFGDIAHFAKGQYLATTGENVPGMYVILSGHVVVRERHGVADSDLTRLDPGMFLADMAQLAGQPSLVDAIAEEAVEAILVPSHRLRALVVTDAALGETIMRALILRRALLLDLGAGGLVLVGRRSLGRIVRLQNFLLRNAFPHQLLDPEEHGEADDMLHRFNITPDKLPVVICPSGEVLIDPDEAAVARCIGLLHDIDPAQIYDLAIVGAGPSGLAAALYASSEGLRVLLLESSVFGGQAGASARIENYLGFPTGISGRALAGRAYAQAQKFGAEMLLAARAAGLEGYDAARLRLTVADNQPATARAIAIATGARYRRPAIPGIERFEGSCLHYWATPVEARLCHGEEIVLVGGGNSAGQAAVYLSGQVRCVRMLVRGKSLAESMSRYLIDRIEAIPNIDLRLQATVTGLKGSAGQLREVTWHEEATGRDLRRPIRHLFVFIGADPGTEWLQGSGVRLDNRGFIMTGDQLAEGRRQFETSLDGVFAIGDVRSGSTKRVAAAVGEGAQLVQIIHGYLEEGAARDREESVSRRAIGPPAPAEAGRGPRLSPSRRK, encoded by the coding sequence ATGGCGGCGCCGGCAACGAAGATGATCGAGAACCGGCGCGAGCAGATCCTGCCCGTCCTTTCACAAAGCGAGCGCGAGCGGCTCAAGCGCTTCGGCGACATCGCGCATTTCGCCAAGGGGCAGTACCTCGCGACCACTGGCGAAAACGTGCCCGGCATGTACGTGATCCTGTCCGGCCACGTCGTGGTGCGCGAGCGGCACGGCGTCGCGGACAGCGATCTCACCCGGCTCGATCCGGGTATGTTCCTTGCCGACATGGCGCAGCTGGCGGGTCAACCGTCGCTGGTCGATGCGATCGCGGAAGAAGCCGTCGAGGCCATTTTGGTGCCGAGTCACCGCTTGCGCGCGCTCGTCGTCACCGATGCCGCTCTAGGGGAAACGATCATGCGCGCGCTGATCCTGCGCCGCGCGCTGCTGCTAGATCTCGGCGCCGGCGGGCTCGTGCTGGTCGGGCGTCGCAGTTTGGGCAGGATCGTGCGGTTGCAGAACTTCCTGCTGCGCAACGCCTTTCCGCACCAGCTCCTCGATCCGGAAGAGCATGGCGAGGCAGACGACATGCTCCACCGATTCAACATCACCCCCGACAAGCTGCCGGTGGTGATCTGCCCGTCGGGCGAAGTGCTGATCGATCCCGACGAAGCGGCTGTCGCGCGCTGCATCGGCTTGCTGCACGATATCGATCCGGCGCAGATCTATGATCTGGCGATCGTCGGTGCAGGTCCGTCCGGCCTCGCGGCGGCGCTCTACGCGTCGTCGGAAGGGCTGCGCGTGCTGCTGCTGGAAAGCAGCGTGTTCGGCGGGCAGGCGGGAGCATCCGCTAGGATCGAGAATTACCTGGGCTTTCCGACCGGCATCTCGGGCCGGGCGCTGGCCGGCCGCGCCTATGCCCAGGCGCAGAAGTTCGGGGCGGAGATGCTGCTGGCGGCCCGTGCCGCCGGGCTGGAGGGCTACGACGCCGCGCGCCTCCGACTGACAGTCGCCGACAACCAGCCGGCCACCGCGCGCGCGATCGCCATCGCTACCGGCGCGCGCTACCGCCGGCCGGCGATCCCCGGCATCGAGCGGTTCGAGGGGTCGTGCCTGCATTACTGGGCGACGCCGGTCGAGGCCCGGCTGTGCCACGGCGAAGAGATCGTGCTCGTCGGCGGCGGCAACTCCGCCGGGCAGGCCGCAGTCTATCTCTCCGGGCAGGTACGATGCGTGCGCATGCTGGTCCGCGGCAAGAGTCTCGCGGAATCGATGTCGCGCTACCTGATCGATCGGATCGAGGCCATTCCCAACATCGACCTGCGGTTGCAGGCGACCGTCACCGGCCTGAAGGGAAGCGCAGGGCAGCTGCGCGAAGTCACGTGGCACGAGGAAGCGACCGGGCGCGACCTGAGACGCCCCATCCGCCACCTGTTCGTGTTCATCGGCGCGGATCCGGGCACGGAATGGCTGCAAGGATCGGGCGTCCGGCTCGACAATCGCGGCTTCATCATGACCGGGGACCAGCTCGCCGAAGGCCGCCGTCAGTTCGAGACCAGCCTCGACGGCGTGTTCGCGATCGGCGACGTGCGTTCGGGGTCGACCAAGCGCGTCGCCGCGGCGGTTGGCGAGGGCGCGCAGCTGGTGCAGATCATCCACGGATATCTGGAGGAGGGGGCGGCCCGGGATCGTGAAGAGTCGGTGTCGCGGCGCGCGATAGGACCGCCGGCGCCTGCCGAAGCAGGACGAGGACCGCGCCTGTCGCCAAGCCGCCGGAAGTGA
- a CDS encoding DsbA family protein, whose amino-acid sequence MQTILPPLSIEDHVRGDPNATVTLIEYGDYQCPYSALAEPVITQILRRHAGVRQAFRHFPLVSIHDLAKLAAETAEFAAHRGGFWPMHKALMAQSARLSIPLLLRLASERGLSPDALQDALFSGRFAAKVGHDFARGMLKSVDGTPTLFINGKRYVGPMTIGALGAAVDAARGSTIPVKPRLRVVA is encoded by the coding sequence ATGCAGACGATTCTGCCGCCGCTATCGATCGAGGATCATGTTCGGGGTGACCCGAATGCCACCGTCACGCTGATCGAATATGGCGACTATCAATGTCCGTATAGCGCCTTGGCCGAACCGGTGATCACCCAGATCCTGCGGCGGCATGCCGGCGTGCGGCAAGCCTTCCGTCATTTTCCGCTGGTGAGTATTCACGACCTGGCGAAACTTGCCGCCGAAACGGCGGAGTTTGCCGCACATCGTGGCGGTTTCTGGCCGATGCACAAGGCGCTCATGGCGCAATCCGCAAGGCTCAGCATCCCGTTGCTCCTGCGCCTCGCCAGCGAACGGGGGCTTTCGCCGGACGCGCTGCAGGACGCGCTGTTCAGCGGCAGGTTCGCGGCAAAGGTCGGGCATGATTTCGCGCGTGGCATGCTGAAAAGCGTCGATGGCACGCCGACGCTCTTCATCAACGGCAAACGCTATGTCGGGCCGATGACGATTGGCGCCTTGGGCGCAGCGGTCGATGCCGCGCGTGGTTCGACAATCCCGGTGAAGCCGCGATTGCGTGTCGTGGCTTGA
- a CDS encoding MEDS domain-containing protein produces the protein MPQSKEPKPVGAEPPYDAVLAAICHGTHICAFYETEDDLLDLVSQFCAAGARRGDQCLWVKPDGMNADPLARQGVELHSATDMYLQGDGFEGGSMVALWHEKLAEALAHNHAGLSASGHTCWLQQRDWQAFMEYENYLNEVIADKPISLLCTYPLSACKAGDILDVVRAHEVALARQNDRWSVIETHLTNDSPDALDGASRVASLSPREQQVLSMVADGVATKSIAFELGLSVRTIEVHRERAVRRLGVRTMVEAIRLLTLALPAAPLMAVKRHTPGGLRAANH, from the coding sequence ATGCCGCAGAGCAAAGAGCCGAAGCCCGTTGGGGCAGAGCCGCCCTATGATGCGGTGTTGGCGGCCATCTGCCACGGGACGCACATTTGCGCCTTTTATGAGACCGAGGACGACCTGCTAGACCTGGTCAGCCAGTTCTGCGCCGCCGGTGCGCGGCGAGGCGACCAGTGCCTGTGGGTCAAGCCCGACGGCATGAATGCCGATCCGCTTGCGCGCCAGGGCGTCGAACTGCATTCCGCCACCGACATGTATCTGCAAGGCGACGGCTTCGAAGGCGGGTCGATGGTGGCGCTATGGCACGAGAAACTGGCTGAGGCCCTGGCCCATAATCATGCCGGCTTGTCCGCCAGCGGTCACACCTGCTGGCTGCAGCAGCGCGATTGGCAGGCGTTCATGGAATATGAGAATTATTTGAACGAGGTGATCGCGGACAAGCCGATCTCGCTTTTGTGCACCTACCCGCTTTCCGCGTGCAAGGCGGGGGACATTCTCGACGTCGTTCGCGCACATGAAGTTGCGCTGGCAAGGCAAAACGACCGATGGTCGGTGATCGAGACCCACCTGACCAATGACAGCCCCGATGCGCTCGATGGCGCCAGCCGCGTCGCATCGCTGTCTCCGCGCGAACAGCAGGTCCTTTCGATGGTCGCCGACGGCGTTGCGACCAAAAGCATTGCCTTCGAACTCGGCCTCAGCGTCCGCACGATCGAGGTCCACCGCGAGCGTGCCGTAAGGCGCCTGGGCGTGCGCACCATGGTCGAAGCGATAAGGCTGCTGACGCTTGCATTGCCCGCGGCGCCACTGATGGCCGTCAAGCGGCATACCCCCGGCGGCCTTCGCGCTGCAAACCATTAG
- a CDS encoding helix-turn-helix domain-containing protein, whose protein sequence is MQDTIECASLFASQQRPNQPQSEAGAAMMAAGRASRWRRNQACDAVIARGAVACIGTGAVRKFALRPNGQRQIIDLALAGDYVGFAPADPGFFFEAVSNDTVILSFTREQIDGLVARFPAIAALMQRCTADAIRRLEHHLLVQNRMTAREKVSAYLAEMSHRIERRGTNAIVLPITRYDIADHLGIAVETVSRTMTVLCQRGSITLRTPRVVEIRDPSMLSETEC, encoded by the coding sequence ATGCAAGACACGATCGAATGCGCATCGCTCTTCGCATCCCAGCAGCGCCCGAACCAGCCGCAAAGCGAGGCCGGCGCGGCGATGATGGCAGCCGGACGCGCGTCCCGATGGCGGCGCAACCAAGCGTGCGACGCCGTGATCGCGCGGGGTGCCGTGGCCTGCATCGGCACGGGCGCGGTCCGCAAGTTCGCGCTGCGTCCCAACGGTCAACGGCAGATCATCGATCTTGCGCTTGCCGGGGACTATGTGGGATTCGCGCCGGCGGATCCGGGTTTCTTTTTTGAGGCGGTCTCCAATGACACGGTAATCCTGTCGTTCACGCGCGAACAGATCGACGGGCTTGTCGCGCGGTTCCCGGCAATTGCCGCGCTGATGCAGCGCTGCACCGCCGACGCGATCCGCCGGCTCGAACATCACCTGCTGGTCCAGAACCGCATGACGGCACGGGAGAAGGTGAGCGCGTATCTGGCGGAGATGTCGCACCGTATCGAACGCCGCGGCACCAACGCGATCGTGCTGCCGATCACCCGCTATGATATCGCCGACCATCTCGGGATCGCCGTGGAGACTGTGAGCCGCACGATGACGGTGCTGTGCCAGCGCGGATCGATCACGCTCAGGACCCCGCGCGTCGTCGAAATCCGCGATCCGTCGATGCTCTCCGAAACCGAGTGCTGA
- a CDS encoding putative quinol monooxygenase, translating into MTTEVSKALFVRLEALPGKADDLRSFLNKGLSIVEGEPKTVRWFAIQFGPSTFGIFDAFPDEDGRQAHLSGDVGKALGENTGVLFEPPTIEYVDVVAEKQPA; encoded by the coding sequence ATGACAACCGAAGTGAGCAAAGCGCTTTTCGTGCGGCTCGAGGCGCTCCCCGGCAAGGCGGACGACCTGCGCAGTTTCTTGAACAAGGGGCTGTCGATCGTCGAGGGGGAGCCGAAGACCGTCAGGTGGTTCGCGATCCAGTTCGGACCGTCAACCTTCGGCATCTTCGACGCCTTCCCCGACGAGGACGGGCGCCAGGCGCACCTGTCCGGTGATGTCGGGAAAGCGCTTGGTGAGAACACCGGTGTACTCTTCGAACCGCCGACGATCGAATATGTCGATGTCGTCGCGGAGAAGCAGCCCGCTTAG
- a CDS encoding type 1 glutamine amidotransferase domain-containing protein: protein MANETLDGLKVAILVTDGFEQVEMTEPRKALDEAGAKTRLVSPKDGNVKAWDFTDWGETFPVDLALGEARPEDFDALLLPGGVINPDTLRTLPDAIAFVKAFFDAGKPVASICHGPWTIIEAGAARGRRMTSWPSLKTDLQNAGATWLDEEVVVDGGLVTSRKPADIPAYNRAVLELFGSARAEPREATAE, encoded by the coding sequence ATGGCGAACGAGACTCTGGACGGCCTGAAGGTCGCAATCCTGGTGACCGACGGCTTCGAGCAGGTCGAGATGACCGAGCCACGCAAGGCACTCGATGAGGCGGGCGCCAAGACCCGGCTCGTGTCGCCCAAGGACGGCAATGTGAAGGCCTGGGACTTCACCGATTGGGGCGAGACATTCCCGGTGGACTTGGCGCTCGGCGAAGCTCGCCCGGAAGATTTCGACGCGCTGTTGCTGCCGGGCGGCGTCATCAATCCCGACACGCTGCGGACGCTGCCCGACGCGATCGCCTTCGTGAAGGCGTTCTTCGACGCGGGGAAGCCGGTCGCCTCGATCTGCCACGGACCCTGGACCATCATCGAGGCGGGCGCCGCGCGCGGTCGGCGCATGACGTCGTGGCCGTCGCTGAAGACCGACCTGCAGAATGCGGGCGCGACATGGCTCGACGAGGAAGTCGTCGTCGATGGCGGTCTGGTCACCAGCCGCAAGCCCGCCGACATCCCGGCGTACAATCGGGCGGTCCTCGAGCTGTTTGGGAGCGCCCGCGCCGAACCGCGTGAGGCCACGGCCGAGTGA
- a CDS encoding excinuclease ABC subunit UvrA codes for MTSEAGPAFKASGFVRVRGAREHNLKNVDVDIPRDALVVFTGVSGSGKSSLAFSTLYAEAQRRYLESVSPYARRLFHQMEVPEVDEIEGLPPAVALQQQRGSPTTRSSVGSVTTLSNLLRMLYSRAGDYPPGQPLLYADSFSPNTPDGACPRCHGLGRIHEVTEASMVPDPSKTIRERAVAAWPMAWGGQNLRDILISLGIDVDMPWRDLPRKVRDWILFTEEQPQVPVYPGWSHDEIQRAIRRKIEPAYMGTFSSAKRHVTHSYATTQSAMMKKRAARFMIARACPVCHGKRLRKEALSVRFEGLDFAEMSGLPMAHFSKIFAPYAEAKAGKLDALRKTHPEKALVVERIAGDLCRRLSVLLDLGLGYLTLERSTPTLSPGELQRLRLATQVVSNLFGVVYVLDEPSAGLHPADTEALLRALDGLKAVGNSLFVVEHEMDVVRRADWIVDVGPAAGEQGGEILYSGPTEGLRKVAASETRRHLFDEGGGMPSRQREPIGWLRLEGVSRNNLRAIDCAIPLGVMTTVTGISGSGKSSLVSQALVELVAGALGSPVAAAEDPDAEAALEDRPADVTEGRIVGGLDGIRRLIEVDQKPIGRTPRSNLATYTGLLDHVRALFAATPEARKRRYDAGRFSFNVAKGRCPRCEGEGFVMVELLFLPSVYAPCPVCHGSRYNPKTLEIRYRGKTIADVLALTVEGAWEFFGDAPNVCRSLKVLREVGLNYLRLGQPATEFSGGEAQRVKLATELQRAQRGGALYVLDEPTTGLHPTDVERLLGQLNALVDAGNSVVLVDHDMKVAAASDWVIDIGPGAGAEGGRIVASGPPSKVAASRASRTAPYLDRALGGDATTPTNRPARERL; via the coding sequence GTGACGTCGGAAGCGGGGCCGGCGTTCAAGGCCTCCGGCTTCGTCCGGGTCCGCGGTGCGCGCGAGCACAACCTCAAGAATGTCGATGTCGATATCCCGCGCGACGCGCTGGTCGTGTTCACCGGCGTGTCGGGATCGGGCAAGTCGTCGCTTGCCTTCTCCACCCTCTATGCCGAGGCGCAGCGGCGCTATCTGGAATCGGTCTCGCCCTACGCGCGCCGCCTGTTCCACCAGATGGAGGTGCCCGAGGTCGACGAGATCGAGGGCCTGCCGCCGGCGGTAGCGCTCCAGCAGCAGCGCGGATCGCCGACCACGCGCTCGTCGGTCGGGAGCGTCACCACGCTCTCCAACCTACTGCGCATGCTCTATTCGCGCGCCGGCGACTATCCGCCGGGCCAGCCGCTGCTGTACGCGGACAGCTTTTCGCCCAATACGCCCGACGGTGCGTGCCCGCGCTGTCACGGCCTCGGCCGGATTCACGAGGTCACCGAAGCCTCGATGGTGCCCGACCCGTCCAAGACGATCCGCGAGCGCGCGGTCGCCGCCTGGCCGATGGCGTGGGGCGGGCAGAACCTGCGTGACATCCTCATAAGCCTCGGCATCGACGTCGATATGCCGTGGCGCGACCTGCCCAGGAAGGTGCGCGACTGGATCCTGTTCACCGAGGAGCAGCCGCAGGTTCCGGTCTATCCCGGCTGGAGCCATGACGAGATCCAGCGTGCGATCCGCCGCAAGATCGAGCCCGCCTATATGGGCACCTTCTCGAGCGCGAAGCGGCACGTCACCCACAGCTATGCGACCACGCAGAGCGCGATGATGAAGAAGCGCGCCGCGCGCTTCATGATCGCGCGGGCCTGCCCGGTGTGCCACGGTAAGAGGCTGCGCAAGGAGGCCTTGTCAGTCCGGTTCGAGGGCCTCGACTTCGCCGAGATGAGTGGCCTGCCGATGGCGCACTTTTCGAAAATCTTCGCGCCTTATGCCGAGGCGAAGGCCGGCAAGCTCGACGCGCTGCGCAAGACCCATCCGGAAAAGGCGTTGGTGGTCGAGCGCATCGCCGGCGATCTGTGCCGCCGGCTGTCGGTGCTGCTTGATCTCGGGCTCGGCTATCTGACGCTCGAACGCAGCACGCCGACGCTGTCGCCGGGCGAACTGCAGCGGCTGCGGCTCGCGACGCAGGTCGTCTCCAACCTGTTCGGCGTCGTCTATGTCCTGGACGAGCCCTCGGCCGGGCTTCATCCCGCCGATACCGAGGCGCTGCTCCGCGCGCTCGACGGATTGAAGGCGGTCGGCAATTCGCTGTTCGTCGTCGAGCATGAGATGGACGTCGTTCGCCGCGCCGACTGGATCGTCGATGTCGGCCCCGCCGCCGGCGAACAGGGCGGCGAGATCCTCTACAGCGGCCCGACCGAGGGACTGCGCAAGGTCGCCGCATCGGAAACGCGGCGCCACCTGTTCGACGAAGGCGGCGGGATGCCGAGCCGGCAGCGCGAGCCCATCGGCTGGCTGCGGCTGGAGGGTGTTTCGCGCAACAATCTGCGGGCGATCGATTGCGCGATCCCGCTCGGCGTGATGACCACCGTCACCGGGATCTCCGGTTCGGGAAAATCGAGCCTGGTCAGCCAGGCGCTGGTCGAGCTGGTCGCCGGCGCGCTCGGCAGCCCCGTCGCGGCGGCGGAGGACCCCGATGCCGAAGCTGCACTCGAGGATCGCCCCGCGGACGTGACCGAGGGGAGGATCGTCGGCGGCCTCGACGGGATCAGGCGGCTGATCGAGGTCGATCAGAAGCCGATCGGCCGCACGCCGCGCTCCAACCTCGCGACCTATACCGGGCTGCTCGATCATGTCCGCGCATTGTTCGCGGCGACCCCCGAGGCCAGGAAGCGCCGCTACGACGCCGGCCGCTTCTCGTTCAACGTTGCCAAGGGCCGTTGCCCGCGCTGCGAGGGCGAGGGCTTCGTGATGGTCGAGCTGCTGTTCCTGCCGAGCGTCTATGCGCCGTGCCCGGTCTGCCACGGCAGCCGCTACAACCCCAAGACGCTCGAAATCCGATATCGCGGCAAGACGATCGCCGACGTGCTCGCGCTCACCGTCGAAGGCGCGTGGGAGTTCTTCGGCGATGCGCCGAACGTCTGCCGATCGCTCAAGGTGCTGCGCGAGGTCGGTCTCAATTACCTCCGCCTAGGCCAGCCGGCGACCGAATTTTCCGGCGGCGAGGCCCAGCGGGTGAAGCTCGCCACCGAATTGCAGCGGGCGCAGCGCGGCGGTGCGCTCTACGTGCTCGACGAGCCGACCACCGGCCTCCACCCGACCGACGTCGAACGCCTGCTCGGCCAGCTGAATGCGCTGGTCGATGCCGGCAACAGCGTGGTATTGGTGGATCACGACATGAAGGTCGCGGCGGCGAGCGACTGGGTGATCGATATCGGCCCCGGCGCCGGCGCCGAGGGCGGCCGGATCGTCGCGAGCGGCCCGCCGTCCAAGGTCGCCGCCAGCCGGGCGAGCCGGACCGCGCCCTATCTCGATCGCGCACTCGGCGGGGACGCTACTACTCCGACGAATCGACCCGCACGGGAGAGACTGTGA